In the Sarcophilus harrisii chromosome 3, mSarHar1.11, whole genome shotgun sequence genome, one interval contains:
- the POU3F1 gene encoding POU domain, class 3, transcription factor 1, producing MATTAQYLPRGPGGGAGGAGPLMHPDAAAAAAAAAAAERLHAGAAYREVQKLMHHEWLGASAGHPVGLAHHQWLPTGGGGGSDWASGPHLDHGKGGGGSRGDDGGGFHARLVHQGAAHAGAAWAQGGTPHHLGPAMSPSPGAGGGHQPQPLGLYAQAAAYPGAAGGGGLAGMLAAGGGGAGPGLHHGLHEDGHEAQLEPSPPPHLGGHGHGHAGGLHAGHLHPGAGGGGSSSVGEHSDEDAPSSDDLEQFAKQFKQRRIKLGFTQADVGLALGTLYGNVFSQTTICRFEALQLSFKNMCKLKPLLNKWLEETDSSTGSPTNLDKIAAQGRKRKKRTSIEVGVKGALESHFLKCPKPSAHEITGLADSLQLEKEVVRVWFCNRRQKEKRMTPAAGAGHPPMDDVYAPGELGPPGAGGGGASPPSAPPPPPPAPLHHHHHHTLQGSVQ from the coding sequence aTGGCCACCACCGCGCAGTACCTGCCGCGGGGCCCGGGCGGCGGGGCCGGGGGCGCCGGGCCGCTCATGCATCCGgatgcggcggcggcggcggccgcggcGGCAGCGGCCGAAAGACTCCACGCGGGGGCCGCGTACCGCGAGGTACAGAAGCTGATGCACCACGAGTGGCTGGGAGCAAGCGCGGGGCACCCCGTGGGCCTGGCGCATCACCAGTGGCTACCgacgggcggcggcggcgggagcgACTGGGCAAGTGGCCCCCACTTGGACCACGGGAAGGGTGGAGGCGGCAGCCGTGGGGACGACGGCGGAGGCTTCCACGCGCGGCTGGTGCACCAGGGGGCGGCTCATGCGGGAGCGGCGTGGGCTCAAGGCGGGACACCTCACCACCTAGGCCCGGCCATGTCTCCGTCACCCGGGGCGGGCGGGGGCCACCAGCCCCAGCCTCTAGGGCTCTACGCGCAAGCGGCCGCCTATCCGGGAGCTGCCGGGGGCGGGGGCCTCGCGGGGATGCTAGCGGCTGGCGGGGGCGGCGCGGGCCCCGGCCTGCACCATGGGCTGCACGAAGACGGACACGAGGCGCAGCTGGAGCCGTCGCCGCCGCCCCACCTGGGTGGACACGGACATGGACATGCGGGTGGGCTCCATGCGGGTCACCTGCACCCGGGCGCCGGTGGCGGCGGCTCCTCCTCGGTCGGGGAGCACTCGGATGAGGACGCTCCGAGCTCCGACGACCTGGAGCAATTCGCCAAGCAGTTCAAACAGAGGCGCATCAAACTGGGCTTCACGCAGGCCGACGTTGGGCTAGCGCTGGGCACACTCTACGGGAATGTCTTCTCGCAGACCACCATCTGCCGCTTCGAGGCCCTGCAGCTCAGCTTCAAGAACATGTGTAAATTGAAGCCACTGCTGAACAAGTGGCTAGAGGAGACCGACTCTTCCACCGGCAGCCCCACCAACCTGGACAAGATCGCGGCGCAGGGACGCAAACGCAAGAAGCGCACGTCCATCGAGGTGGGCGTCAAGGGCGCTCTGGAGAGCCACTTCCTTAAGTGCCCCAAGCCGTCGGCTCACGAGATCACGGGCCTGGCCGACAGTCTGCAACTGGAGAAGGAGGTGGTGCGCGTCTGGTTCTGCAACCGGCGGCAGAAGGAGAAGCGCATGACCCCGGCCGCTGGCGCCGGCCACCCCCCTATGGACGACGTGTATGCGCCAGGTGAGCTGGGGCCCCCCGGGGCCGGTGGCGGGGGCGCTTCGCCGCCCTCAGCCCCGCCGCCTCCACCACCCGCCCCGCtgcaccatcaccaccaccacacaCTGCAAGGATCCGTGCAGTGA